In the genome of Photobacterium sp. TLY01, one region contains:
- a CDS encoding VolA/Pla-1 family phospholipase, producing MMNKKLLALLIASSFALYGCGDEKGLSGTPTIDPDIKNSLNAETKIAFDLLSNEKVVITPSFVAMDLDDGTIATESKASKADLSDPAFAWGKTDGWSTTQPININFTGNDLAAETAADSFYLIKSGDPTSASDTTTPEVLSVDNGDFKVTTSGKTLTVILKKPLDPASNYMFAVTSDLKDAEGNPVGMTNSYAVLKSVGKVPDAALEKPQAITHAVESTLAAVAGAPKNKIIFSSWFTTASVGEVLYAAKSASALALQMGAEKIWQGSAIADGISQSDLDGMFEMSVPTSAGPTPGGNFIYTGTIKLPYFLEKDPTKFSTTPWQSGMPSLAKISYVLNNGSDADKAAIVQQLAALQITTEDLAAVKTDPETQVRVLQALTGSTLTLADGSQLDEERLITRYSPVPKLKAVDTVEYTLVLSSDTTNCQVGSSNVSIYQHGIRSTKDTVAALADSVMDTGCHAIFAIDHPLHGTRGIAGKSASTGKPEMYLNLASLTVARDNMRQSTIDVLNLRAGIAAVFQKLGTAILKGDTATIGAMGQLARLNPQSKVGFVGHSLGAITGINVADAANRTLNDATGDAAYAIDKVALANPGAGIPYLLMQSGSFGNFVKGNLFASINSEFQQGCGATDLATCFAGYQQGKITDGSTAALTELATIYTKFSEFAYVAQGVLDTVDPINTSLQVSADLPVYLTQVEDDATIPNMLAQPGTAGSVVTGTSILLPYSPFGGTLPLLQTMSLAPTTASVNGQTVRNAVLFDSGTHGSLLADGGTDPVATQMRAQVSSFLNGDGTVLDY from the coding sequence ATGATGAACAAAAAATTACTTGCCCTGCTGATTGCTTCCAGCTTTGCACTTTACGGTTGTGGGGATGAAAAAGGCCTGAGCGGTACGCCGACCATCGACCCGGATATCAAAAACAGCCTCAATGCCGAAACCAAAATCGCGTTTGATCTGCTCTCCAACGAAAAAGTTGTGATTACCCCAAGCTTTGTTGCCATGGACCTTGACGACGGCACCATCGCAACTGAAAGCAAAGCTTCAAAGGCTGATTTAAGTGATCCTGCCTTTGCCTGGGGTAAAACCGATGGCTGGAGCACAACTCAACCCATCAACATTAATTTCACAGGCAACGATCTGGCCGCGGAAACCGCAGCAGACAGCTTCTATCTGATCAAGTCTGGTGATCCGACTAGCGCATCTGATACAACAACACCTGAAGTCCTGTCAGTTGACAATGGTGACTTCAAGGTCACAACATCCGGGAAAACCCTAACGGTGATCCTCAAGAAACCGCTTGATCCTGCCAGCAACTACATGTTTGCGGTCACGAGCGACCTCAAAGATGCGGAAGGCAACCCGGTTGGTATGACCAATTCTTATGCGGTCCTGAAGAGTGTCGGTAAAGTGCCGGATGCTGCACTGGAGAAACCACAGGCCATCACGCACGCGGTGGAAAGCACGCTGGCCGCAGTAGCAGGCGCACCAAAGAATAAGATTATTTTCTCCAGCTGGTTCACCACAGCGTCCGTTGGTGAAGTGCTCTATGCCGCGAAGTCCGCTTCTGCATTGGCACTTCAGATGGGCGCAGAAAAAATCTGGCAAGGCAGCGCGATTGCCGATGGCATCAGTCAAAGCGATCTGGACGGTATGTTCGAGATGAGCGTGCCAACCAGTGCCGGTCCCACACCAGGTGGTAATTTCATCTACACCGGAACCATCAAACTGCCGTATTTCCTGGAAAAAGACCCCACAAAATTCAGTACTACACCATGGCAAAGTGGTATGCCGAGCCTGGCAAAAATTAGCTATGTCCTGAACAATGGCTCTGATGCCGACAAAGCGGCGATTGTTCAGCAATTGGCGGCACTGCAGATCACGACAGAAGATTTAGCTGCCGTGAAAACCGATCCTGAAACTCAGGTCAGAGTGCTGCAGGCGCTTACGGGCTCCACGTTAACACTGGCCGATGGTTCGCAACTGGATGAAGAACGACTGATTACCCGCTATAGTCCAGTGCCGAAACTGAAAGCAGTGGATACCGTTGAATATACGCTTGTTTTGTCGTCAGACACGACCAATTGCCAAGTAGGTTCAAGTAACGTTTCCATCTATCAGCACGGTATTAGATCGACAAAAGATACGGTTGCAGCCCTAGCCGACAGTGTGATGGATACTGGATGCCACGCGATCTTCGCGATTGACCATCCATTACATGGCACTCGTGGCATTGCAGGCAAGAGTGCGTCAACCGGGAAACCTGAAATGTACCTGAATCTTGCTTCACTTACTGTGGCAAGGGACAACATGCGCCAGAGCACCATCGATGTGCTCAACCTCCGTGCAGGAATTGCAGCGGTATTCCAAAAACTGGGCACTGCCATTCTTAAGGGGGATACAGCAACTATTGGTGCAATGGGCCAGTTGGCACGCCTCAACCCACAAAGTAAAGTCGGTTTCGTCGGTCACTCATTAGGTGCGATCACTGGTATCAATGTCGCCGATGCTGCCAACAGAACCCTGAATGATGCGACAGGTGATGCGGCTTATGCGATCGACAAAGTCGCACTGGCTAATCCGGGTGCGGGTATTCCTTACCTGCTGATGCAATCCGGATCATTCGGTAATTTTGTCAAAGGTAATCTGTTTGCATCCATAAACAGCGAATTCCAACAGGGTTGTGGGGCTACTGATTTGGCAACCTGCTTTGCTGGTTATCAGCAAGGCAAAATAACCGATGGTTCAACAGCTGCACTCACAGAACTTGCAACTATTTACACCAAGTTCAGCGAATTTGCTTATGTTGCCCAAGGGGTGCTGGATACCGTCGACCCGATTAACACTTCACTGCAAGTCTCGGCAGATTTACCGGTCTACCTGACTCAGGTTGAAGATGATGCCACCATTCCAAATATGCTGGCGCAGCCAGGTACCGCAGGCTCAGTCGTGACTGGCACCAGTATCCTGCTGCCTTACTCGCCGTTTGGCGGAACCCTGCCGTTGCTGCAAACCATGAGCCTGGCTCCGACCACAGCGTCTGTGAATGGACAAACGGTACGTAATGCCGTGTTGTTTGATTCAGGGACTCACGGTTCCTTGTTAGCTGATGGAGGTACTGATCCAGTCGCGACACAAATGCGTGCTCAAGTCAGCTCTTTCCTGAACGGCGATGGGACAGTGCTAGACTATTAA